The DNA sequence TCGGCCGATTCCGGCGCCGACGAGCAGACCGTGGTCCTCGAAGAGCAGGTGCTCGCCAAGAACGACCGGCTCGCCGAACGCAACCGCGCCTGGCTCGACGAGCGCGGCATCCTCGCCGTCAACCTGATGAGTTCGCCCGGTTCGGGCAAGACGACCCTGCTGGAGCGCACCGTCCGCGAGCTCGGCCCCGATGTGCCCGTCTCGGTGATCGAGGGCGATCAGGAGACCCTCATCGACGCCGAGCGCCTGCGGGCGACCGGGTGCGCCGCGGTGCAGATCAACACCGGAGCCGGCTGCCACCTGGACGCGGCGATGCTGGAGTCCGGCCTGCACCGGCTCGACCCCGCGCCCGCCTCGGCGGTCTTCGTGGAGAACGTGGGCAACCTCGTCTGCCCGGCGCTGTTCGACCTCGGCGAATCCTGCCGGGTGGTGATCTGCTCGGTCACCGAGGGCGCCGACAAACCGCTGAAGTACCCGCACATGTTCCGCGCCGCCGACCTCATCCTGGTCAACAAGGCCGACCTGCTCCCGCACCTGGACTTCGACGCGGACTTTTTCACCGACTGCGTCCGCCGGGTCAATCC is a window from the Streptomonospora litoralis genome containing:
- the hypB gene encoding hydrogenase nickel incorporation protein HypB codes for the protein MCATCGCSDPAGPRLTEVHPGASEHGHEHAHEHEHAHGHEHAHGHGHGHGGLRHRHGDESGHGRPARSAPSADSGADEQTVVLEEQVLAKNDRLAERNRAWLDERGILAVNLMSSPGSGKTTLLERTVRELGPDVPVSVIEGDQETLIDAERLRATGCAAVQINTGAGCHLDAAMLESGLHRLDPAPASAVFVENVGNLVCPALFDLGESCRVVICSVTEGADKPLKYPHMFRAADLILVNKADLLPHLDFDADFFTDCVRRVNPGADLLWISAARGEGLDTWYTWLHKRMPDPAVTS